In a genomic window of Armatimonadota bacterium:
- a CDS encoding nucleotidyltransferase family protein, which yields MPRVCSKYGARDVRVFGSVARGDADEQSDLDFVVILEPGRTLFDLGGLQYELEQRLGCPVDVVTEEGLRARIRERVLKEAVPLRETPPSG from the coding sequence ATTCCGCGGGTGTGCTCCAAGTATGGCGCACGGGATGTGCGCGTCTTCGGCTCGGTCGCCCGAGGGGACGCCGACGAGCAAAGTGACCTGGACTTCGTCGTCATCCTTGAACCCGGCCGGACCCTTTTTGACCTGGGCGGGCTTCAGTACGAGTTGGAGCAGCGCCTGGGCTGTCCGGTGGACGTGGTCACAGAGGAGGGGCTCAGAGCCCGGATTCGCGAACGTGTCCTCAAGGAGGCCGTGCCGCTAAGAGAGACTCCGCCGAGCGGGTGA
- a CDS encoding MFS transporter, with product MNRPLVIIFLTVLTNLIGFGIVIPLLPYYARALGASPVVIGLLFASYSACQLLAAPVLGVWSDRWGRRPVLLLSLLGTALSFVLLALAHSVGMLFAARIIDGLSGGNISTARAYIADVTPAEDRARAFGLIGAAFGLGFIVGPALGGVLAHLSYAAPAWVAAGVTLGAAILAWLWLPETVHRVSASRGPVWRELPRLLRHPHLGPLLGVDFLYWATASVYQTTFALFVSHRFGFGPGQAGVLLALWGFVGAVVQVGVVGPVVRRVGEGRALAMGLLLAGLGLGAAAASHTATLFVLSTLPAALGAGVSNPALVALLSRSARPGEQGVVQGVASTLESLGRMVGPIWGNGTLGAFGEGAAFSSAAAVMALTGLLALRLRPLPAPCETPARMLSLRR from the coding sequence GTGAACCGTCCGCTCGTCATTATCTTCCTCACCGTGCTCACGAACCTGATCGGGTTCGGGATTGTAATCCCGCTGCTGCCGTACTATGCCCGTGCGCTCGGCGCCTCGCCCGTGGTGATCGGGCTCCTTTTCGCCTCGTACTCCGCCTGCCAGCTCCTGGCTGCTCCCGTACTGGGCGTGTGGTCGGACCGATGGGGCCGGAGACCTGTGCTCCTGCTGAGCCTGCTGGGAACCGCCTTGAGCTTCGTGCTCCTCGCCCTGGCCCATTCCGTGGGCATGCTGTTCGCGGCCCGGATCATCGATGGGCTTTCGGGCGGAAACATCTCCACGGCCCGTGCTTACATTGCAGACGTGACCCCAGCGGAGGACCGGGCGCGGGCCTTCGGCCTCATCGGAGCCGCCTTCGGTCTGGGATTCATCGTCGGCCCGGCCCTGGGCGGTGTGCTGGCCCACCTCAGCTACGCGGCGCCCGCGTGGGTGGCGGCAGGCGTTACCCTGGGCGCCGCGATCCTGGCCTGGCTGTGGCTGCCGGAGACCGTGCACCGGGTCTCTGCCTCCCGCGGCCCGGTCTGGCGGGAACTTCCCCGCCTTCTCCGGCATCCGCATCTGGGACCCCTGCTGGGGGTGGACTTCCTGTACTGGGCCACGGCCTCGGTGTACCAGACCACCTTTGCTCTGTTCGTGAGCCACCGGTTCGGCTTTGGCCCGGGACAGGCCGGTGTCCTGCTGGCCCTCTGGGGCTTCGTGGGGGCTGTGGTCCAGGTGGGTGTGGTGGGACCCGTGGTGCGACGGGTGGGAGAAGGACGGGCCCTGGCCATGGGGCTTTTATTGGCCGGGCTAGGATTGGGCGCTGCCGCGGCGAGCCATACCGCCACCCTGTTCGTCCTGAGCACGCTTCCTGCGGCCCTCGGCGCCGGGGTCTCCAACCCCGCCCTGGTGGCGCTCTTAAGCCGATCCGCACGTCCAGGGGAGCAGGGGGTGGTGCAGGGGGTGGCGAGCACCCTGGAGAGCCTGGGGCGCATGGTGGGGCCGATCTGGGGCAACGGGACATTGGGGGCCTTTGGAGAGGGCGCGGCCTTCAGCTCCGCGGCCGCGGTGATGGCCCTCACGGGGCTGCTGGCCCTGCGGCTGCGACCCCTTCCCGCCCCGTGCGAGACCCCCGCGCGCATGCTTTCCCTGCGGAGGTAG
- a CDS encoding thioredoxin family protein, with protein MRARVDWQTKFHQALPYHAFLDRYGTEAHRERWRRVYEAVRLTGEQRALLEGFQRDMKLLVLAGTWCGDCVNQCPILQRFAEVTPRIELRFLERDEHPDVREELAINLGYRIPVVVFLSEDFVEVARYGERTLSLYRQMAIEHLGPACPVGIRPPGEDLLRNVTQEWLNEVERAQLLLRLSPRLRQRYGD; from the coding sequence GTGCGAGCTCGGGTGGACTGGCAGACGAAGTTTCATCAGGCGCTTCCGTACCATGCCTTCCTGGATCGCTACGGGACCGAGGCACACCGGGAGCGGTGGCGGCGGGTCTACGAGGCAGTGAGGCTCACGGGGGAGCAGCGGGCGCTGCTGGAGGGATTCCAGCGCGACATGAAGCTGTTGGTCCTGGCGGGGACGTGGTGCGGGGACTGCGTAAACCAGTGCCCCATCCTCCAGCGGTTCGCGGAGGTCACCCCCCGCATCGAGCTTCGGTTCCTGGAGCGGGACGAGCATCCGGACGTGCGGGAGGAACTCGCCATCAACCTCGGCTACCGCATTCCCGTGGTGGTGTTTTTGAGCGAGGACTTCGTGGAGGTGGCCCGGTACGGGGAGCGCACCCTATCCCTGTACCGGCAGATGGCCATCGAACATCTGGGGCCCGCCTGCCCCGTGGGGATCCGGCCTCCCGGGGAGGATCTTCTCCGGAACGTGACACAGGAGTGGCTGAACGAGGTGGAGCGGGCGCAGCTCCTCCTGCGGCTTTCCCCGCGCCTGCGACAGCGATACGGAGACTAG